The Kordia sp. SMS9 genome window below encodes:
- a CDS encoding glycoside hydrolase family 30 beta sandwich domain-containing protein, with translation MKLTKPNTTFLKTLIAAILITACTSKKSEFSSVEVYQTSASGDNLKLIPQNAMQSSTDNGEKISLLIKPNQKFQEYIGFGASFTESSAWNLATIPETLRKEVLTKLFSPTKGAGFSLTRTHINSSDYANNHYSYVEENDTDLSTFTINEDIKGFSGNENDQVKGIELVTPSYDMIPMILEASNIKNADFKIIASPWSPPSWMKQGETAEMTNGSLKPEFYGVWATYLSKYISAYAEKGINIWGITPQNEPLHAHDARWDSNGFSPEQGRDFLKNHFGPQLVKDGHLTLDNLNSGVRVLIYDHNKSTMNNYVNATYNDPEAAKYAWGTAFHWYASSELEKNNYHAEALDSLRTNWQGKGMIHTESSIDIDANDPVGQYWRESTDYAGTFVPFDTYIYDIITDLNHGTQGYVEWCMILSNKGQPNPYDNFNSAPVLINPITDEVIYTPLYYLLSHFSKFIRPGARRIAIEGKKAEGIVYTAAKNPDKSIAVVVFNKTEKPVGIEFTLQNETHNIEIAPRALQTIHFKNNSSDEKHLNHH, from the coding sequence GTGAAACTCACAAAACCGAATACAACATTTTTAAAAACACTCATTGCAGCTATTTTAATTACAGCCTGTACTTCTAAAAAAAGTGAATTCTCATCTGTAGAAGTTTATCAAACCTCGGCGTCTGGCGATAATCTTAAATTAATTCCACAAAACGCTATGCAATCATCCACTGACAATGGTGAAAAAATTAGTTTGCTTATAAAACCGAATCAAAAATTTCAAGAATATATTGGTTTTGGAGCTTCTTTCACAGAATCGTCCGCGTGGAATTTGGCAACCATTCCAGAAACACTTCGCAAAGAAGTCCTAACAAAACTTTTCAGTCCCACAAAAGGTGCTGGATTTTCACTTACGCGAACACACATCAACAGTAGTGACTACGCTAATAATCATTACAGTTATGTTGAAGAGAATGATACAGACCTTTCTACATTTACGATCAATGAAGACATCAAAGGATTTTCAGGTAACGAAAATGATCAAGTAAAAGGTATTGAATTGGTAACGCCTAGTTATGATATGATTCCAATGATATTGGAAGCTTCTAATATTAAAAATGCAGACTTTAAAATTATTGCTTCTCCTTGGAGTCCGCCTTCTTGGATGAAACAAGGAGAAACTGCTGAAATGACAAACGGTTCTTTAAAACCAGAATTTTATGGTGTTTGGGCTACCTATCTTTCAAAATATATAAGTGCTTACGCTGAAAAAGGCATCAATATTTGGGGAATAACACCTCAGAACGAACCATTACATGCACACGATGCACGTTGGGATAGCAATGGATTCTCTCCAGAACAAGGACGCGATTTTTTAAAAAATCATTTTGGTCCGCAACTTGTCAAAGACGGACATCTTACTCTTGATAATTTAAATTCTGGTGTACGCGTGTTGATATATGACCACAATAAATCTACAATGAATAATTATGTAAACGCTACCTACAATGATCCAGAAGCAGCTAAATATGCTTGGGGAACAGCTTTTCATTGGTACGCGAGCTCAGAACTTGAAAAGAATAACTATCATGCAGAAGCATTAGATAGCCTAAGAACAAATTGGCAAGGAAAAGGAATGATTCATACAGAATCTAGCATTGATATTGACGCGAACGATCCTGTAGGGCAATATTGGAGAGAAAGTACAGATTACGCAGGTACTTTTGTGCCTTTTGACACATACATTTACGATATCATCACCGATCTCAATCACGGTACGCAAGGCTATGTGGAATGGTGTATGATTCTCAGCAACAAAGGACAACCCAATCCGTATGATAATTTTAATAGTGCACCAGTCTTGATCAATCCGATAACGGACGAAGTCATATATACGCCGCTCTACTATTTACTCAGCCATTTTAGCAAATTTATACGACCTGGAGCGCGCAGAATTGCTATTGAAGGTAAAAAAGCGGAAGGTATTGTGTATACTGCGGCTAAGAATCCTGACAAATCTATCGCTGTTGTTGTTTTTAATAAAACCGAGAAGCCTGTAGGTATCGAATTCACTTTACAAAACGAAACTCACAACATAGAAATTGCGCCAAGAGCATTGCAAACCATTCATTTTAAGAATAATTCTTCTGACGAGAAGCACTTGAATCATCATTAA